Proteins from one Gemmatimonadota bacterium genomic window:
- a CDS encoding DUF4955 domain-containing protein translates to MAKLLRVRLAQTLIIVFIALLVQPVSAAPSPDFDESGAVDFTDFLLFVSAFGTREGQERFDAKYDLNGDGEIGFGDFLLFVSDFGRPAEFFRNARAYQQFVKAKENGAVPILPDFSYSGYHYFNKPVPDVAHPIFDVTTYGAIPNDDVSDQPAIQAAIAAAEENGRGVVFFPPGVFLVNTDTDKNDEGYNEPIYIHSSNIVLRGSGSRTDGTIIRMVNYMVPLPDRPGYVPSMFNFQPVNFSRSTLARITESAERETFWITVNNASRLSVGQWIWVSVNTKEEEAINEFIAPLPSASGLRELFEVGLDIREEHSIAEIQGNRIRLNEPLHTHINHAYNWGVQSLPHVEEVGVEDISFHGSFFESFVHHLNLIHNAGWKPLSFNRCVNSWVRRVSFMHVNGALGFTVSAASSVYQVTIAGNKGHTAFNSQGSYGIWFGLSEDIAGQSPYSTAPLIDAQRNTRAIPGQHHGTGMSHSSTGNVIYRYDMSPDQPLDIHKTDPSYANLYDCVNNGRLSGSSGGGVPPHHLRRLVFWNYNHGGDVTRYDFWAGYLKFLFPIIVGFHGNPATFNEGDLEILESNGEAVAPESLFDAQLELRLGTLPAWLKDLRTEWEMIRSMPLTISESKISGAGLTVDTKAYNPNLYSCY, encoded by the coding sequence ATGGCTAAGCTACTTCGCGTGCGTTTAGCACAAACGCTTATAATTGTATTCATAGCGCTGTTGGTCCAACCGGTATCTGCAGCGCCTTCGCCAGACTTTGACGAGAGCGGTGCGGTCGATTTTACCGACTTTTTGCTGTTTGTAAGTGCGTTTGGTACTCGAGAAGGTCAGGAGAGGTTCGATGCAAAATACGACCTGAATGGCGATGGCGAGATTGGGTTCGGCGATTTTTTGCTCTTTGTCAGCGACTTTGGCAGGCCAGCGGAATTTTTCAGGAACGCGAGGGCCTATCAACAGTTTGTGAAGGCTAAGGAGAATGGAGCAGTACCCATTTTGCCCGATTTTTCTTATTCGGGATATCACTATTTTAATAAGCCCGTGCCCGATGTGGCGCACCCCATATTCGACGTTACGACGTATGGTGCGATTCCCAATGATGATGTGTCTGACCAGCCTGCTATCCAGGCAGCTATTGCTGCGGCAGAAGAAAATGGCAGAGGTGTTGTGTTCTTTCCGCCGGGTGTATTTCTCGTCAATACCGATACGGACAAAAATGACGAAGGCTACAACGAGCCTATCTATATCCACAGTAGCAATATTGTTTTGCGAGGTAGTGGTAGCCGAACAGATGGTACTATTATCCGAATGGTCAATTACATGGTCCCCCTTCCCGATAGACCCGGTTATGTGCCCAGTATGTTCAATTTCCAGCCTGTTAACTTCAGCCGTTCTACCTTAGCGCGTATTACAGAGAGTGCGGAGCGAGAAACTTTTTGGATTACAGTGAATAATGCTTCCAGGCTCTCAGTCGGTCAGTGGATTTGGGTCTCTGTGAATACTAAGGAGGAAGAAGCAATTAACGAGTTTATTGCACCTCTTCCGTCAGCGTCCGGCTTGCGGGAACTTTTCGAAGTGGGGCTTGATATACGGGAAGAACACAGCATTGCCGAGATTCAAGGCAATCGCATTCGTCTCAATGAACCCCTGCATACCCATATCAATCATGCGTATAATTGGGGGGTGCAGTCCTTGCCGCATGTCGAAGAAGTCGGCGTTGAGGACATCAGTTTTCACGGCTCGTTTTTTGAGTCATTTGTCCATCACCTGAATCTCATCCACAATGCGGGCTGGAAGCCGCTCTCATTCAATCGGTGTGTCAATTCCTGGGTTCGGCGCGTCTCTTTCATGCATGTCAATGGCGCACTTGGTTTTACTGTCAGTGCTGCCTCATCGGTTTACCAGGTTACAATCGCGGGAAATAAGGGGCATACTGCTTTTAACAGTCAAGGTAGTTACGGGATATGGTTTGGGCTGTCAGAAGATATTGCGGGCCAGTCTCCTTATAGCACGGCTCCTCTCATCGATGCTCAGAGAAACACCCGTGCGATTCCAGGACAGCATCATGGTACGGGTATGAGCCATAGCTCAACGGGCAATGTGATTTACCGCTATGATATGTCGCCAGACCAGCCGCTTGATATCCATAAGACGGATCCCAGCTATGCCAATTTGTACGATTGTGTGAATAACGGCAGGTTGTCTGGTAGCAGCGGTGGTGGTGTTCCACCGCATCATCTCAGGCGTCTCGTGTTCTGGAATTACAACCACGGGGGCGATGTTACTCGCTATGATTTTTGGGCGGGATATCTCAAATTTTTGTTTCCGATTATTGTGGGATTTCACGGCAATCCGGCGACCTTTAATGAAGGTGATCTCGAGATTCTGGAATCGAATGGTGAGGCGGTTGCTCCGGAATCGCTTTTTGACGCACAACTCGAATTGCGTCTGGGAACTTTGCCGGCCTGGCTAAAAGATCTGCGCACGGAGTGGGAAATGATTCGCAGCATGCCGCTTACAATCTCAGAAAGCAAGATTTCGGGGGCAGGACTTACTGTGGATACAAAAGCGTACAATCCAAATCTTTATAGCTGTTATTAG
- a CDS encoding phytanoyl-CoA dioxygenase family protein translates to MPLMRLLHRHREDIPMAMNGTNLRQNPELTTAEWQELEAIGYVRLGMILPEGEIDRLCDRIDEIMLGKIRYEGMRMQLCPSASKAEEMNGFTARHKGSSLKYRKIQELEMDPLFLKYIQHPLFRHITRKKIGEKVGVFRSMFFNKPAEGGVPLVWHQDGRSWNLSIPEEITIYTALDPQTRENGCLTVIPYSHKECPIHTVDREDDIQKYAPEEKRAYMEMDKGEVILFKTKLLHSSLVNTTNRPRRAFSIAFIHADAYQTASGERYPQVFPTYRAARKNHASVKALNA, encoded by the coding sequence ATGCCCTTGATGAGGTTGCTTCATAGGCATAGAGAGGATATCCCAATGGCAATGAACGGTACAAACCTCAGACAGAACCCTGAACTGACCACAGCCGAATGGCAGGAACTGGAAGCGATTGGTTATGTTCGGCTGGGTATGATATTACCAGAAGGAGAAATAGACCGACTTTGCGACCGCATCGATGAGATCATGCTGGGCAAAATTCGCTACGAGGGGATGCGCATGCAGCTTTGCCCTTCGGCCTCAAAGGCAGAGGAGATGAACGGTTTTACTGCCAGGCACAAGGGCAGTTCCCTGAAGTATCGGAAGATTCAGGAACTGGAGATGGACCCTTTGTTTCTGAAATACATCCAGCATCCACTTTTCAGGCATATCACGCGAAAAAAGATAGGCGAGAAAGTCGGCGTGTTCAGGTCCATGTTTTTTAACAAACCAGCCGAAGGCGGCGTGCCCCTTGTCTGGCATCAGGACGGGCGCAGTTGGAACCTGAGTATTCCCGAAGAAATCACGATCTATACCGCCCTCGATCCACAGACACGGGAAAACGGCTGCCTGACCGTGATTCCTTATTCACACAAGGAATGTCCCATTCATACGGTCGATCGAGAAGATGACATTCAAAAGTATGCCCCGGAAGAAAAACGGGCTTACATGGAAATGGACAAAGGCGAAGTCATTCTCTTCAAAACCAAACTGCTGCATTCTTCTCTTGTGAATACCACGAATCGGCCCCGTCGCGCCTTCAGCATTGCCTTCATTCACGCAGATGCCTACCAGACGGCTTCCGGCGAACGTTATCCGCAGGTGTTCCCAACGTACCGCGCGGCAAGAAAGAACCATGCTTCTGTTAAGGCCTTGAATGCTTAA
- a CDS encoding aspartate aminotransferase family protein, translated as MSRETIEVRYRELTPMSRQMFEDGRSVNAGAAKGAYFFAPYPIALRRGKGCVLEDVDGRSYVDFSNHHTAQVLGHNHPAIIEAVERQLVDGIALGAATGVETRLARMMCERISSIDRIRFVSSGTEATLHAVRLARCFSGRPKIAKFEGGYHGSHDAVEISTAPPLESAGEASAPNAVPSAGGMASHALEDVIVLPYNDEESVERLLSRHRDELACVILDPKAGIIPIRHDFIQRVRAITEELGILLILDEIVGFRQAKGGLQSHVGVRPDLTCFGKMIGGGFPVGAFGGRSDIMDLVDNSSGSSSVFQSGTHSSHAVAMAAGIATLESMTDEAYAHLNRLGNRLKTGLEDLFAERSVMAQVVVTGSVFGIHFGIDRLRDYRDQTRSDKAMAHAVFLSLLNQGYFCGQGLTMCAISLPTQHEHIDGLILAIGNALDEVAS; from the coding sequence ATGTCACGAGAGACTATTGAAGTTAGATACCGCGAATTGACGCCGATGTCCCGTCAGATGTTTGAGGATGGTCGATCGGTGAATGCCGGCGCCGCCAAGGGCGCCTATTTTTTTGCGCCGTATCCGATCGCGTTGCGGCGGGGAAAGGGATGTGTGCTCGAAGATGTTGACGGCAGGTCCTATGTCGATTTCTCGAATCACCATACCGCGCAGGTTCTGGGGCATAACCATCCTGCGATTATAGAAGCGGTGGAGAGACAGTTGGTCGATGGTATCGCGCTTGGCGCTGCAACGGGTGTCGAGACCCGGTTGGCGCGGATGATGTGCGAGCGCATATCTTCGATTGATCGCATCCGGTTTGTCAGTTCCGGGACCGAAGCCACATTGCACGCTGTCCGGCTGGCGAGGTGTTTCAGCGGTAGGCCAAAGATCGCGAAGTTTGAGGGCGGTTACCACGGGAGTCACGATGCTGTGGAGATCAGCACTGCTCCGCCCCTGGAATCCGCGGGTGAAGCCTCTGCGCCCAATGCCGTTCCCAGCGCGGGGGGTATGGCGTCGCACGCGCTTGAGGATGTGATTGTTTTACCCTATAACGATGAGGAGAGTGTCGAGCGGCTTTTGTCGCGCCACCGCGACGAATTGGCGTGTGTGATTCTCGATCCAAAGGCGGGTATTATCCCGATCCGGCACGATTTTATCCAGCGGGTGCGCGCGATTACCGAGGAACTCGGCATTTTGCTGATTCTCGATGAGATTGTCGGTTTTCGTCAGGCGAAGGGTGGCTTGCAGAGTCATGTGGGGGTCAGGCCCGATTTGACGTGTTTTGGCAAGATGATCGGCGGCGGGTTTCCCGTTGGGGCTTTTGGCGGGCGATCAGATATTATGGATCTGGTGGATAATTCCAGTGGGTCTTCATCTGTTTTTCAGAGTGGTACCCACAGCAGTCACGCCGTGGCGATGGCTGCGGGGATCGCTACGCTCGAATCTATGACTGACGAGGCTTACGCGCATCTGAATCGTCTGGGGAATCGGTTGAAGACCGGTCTGGAAGATTTGTTTGCCGAACGGAGTGTTATGGCGCAGGTTGTTGTGACGGGGTCGGTGTTCGGTATCCATTTTGGCATTGACCGGTTGCGCGATTATCGCGATCAAACCCGGTCGGATAAGGCAATGGCACACGCCGTTTTTCTGTCTCTGCTCAATCAGGGCTATTTCTGCGGGCAGGGACTGACTATGTGTGCGATTAGTCTTCCGACGCAGCACGAGCACATCGATGGTTTGATTTTAGCTATCGGAAATGCCCTTGATGAGGTTGCTTCATAG
- a CDS encoding amidohydrolase, with the protein MIDGWEVIDFHGHVGRWDIFEMGDDADEILHAMDAVGIDRCCMFNIFHPDGATGNDQTAAFVGRYPERFIGFAYVSPLMPEFMVPELERAIDALGFLAIKIYPPYSRWLLNDPVWDPVYQFADDRGLAIISHTGGEETCWPVYVEDIAGRYPNANFVIAHAGNSEPYRSQAIRAAQRFSNVYVETCSTFREPGVIERLVAEAGADRVLFGSDVPLMDPRTQLGKIITARISDCEKRLVLGENARRLLKL; encoded by the coding sequence ATGATTGACGGTTGGGAAGTTATCGATTTTCACGGGCACGTCGGCCGATGGGATATTTTTGAGATGGGCGATGATGCCGATGAGATTCTCCACGCGATGGATGCCGTGGGCATTGATCGCTGTTGTATGTTCAATATCTTTCATCCAGATGGCGCAACGGGCAATGATCAGACTGCGGCTTTTGTGGGTCGCTATCCGGAGAGGTTTATCGGTTTTGCCTATGTCTCTCCCCTGATGCCCGAATTTATGGTGCCGGAGTTGGAACGGGCGATTGACGCGCTCGGATTTTTGGCGATTAAGATCTACCCGCCCTATTCCCGCTGGCTGTTGAACGATCCGGTGTGGGATCCGGTCTATCAGTTCGCGGATGATCGCGGCCTGGCGATTATTTCGCATACGGGTGGGGAAGAGACGTGTTGGCCCGTTTATGTTGAGGATATTGCCGGGCGCTATCCGAATGCGAATTTTGTGATCGCGCATGCGGGCAATTCCGAGCCTTACAGAAGTCAGGCGATCCGGGCGGCGCAGCGGTTTTCGAATGTTTATGTCGAGACGTGTTCCACTTTCCGCGAGCCTGGTGTGATCGAAAGGCTGGTGGCCGAAGCGGGTGCCGATCGCGTACTTTTCGGTTCGGATGTTCCGCTTATGGATCCGCGAACGCAACTGGGGAAGATTATTACCGCAAGGATCAGCGATTGTGAGAAGCGCCTGGTGCTTGGAGAAAATGCGAGACGTCTGTTGAAACTGTGA
- a CDS encoding sulfatase-like hydrolase/transferase has product MASGQPNILWILTDQHNARTMSCAGEPLLRTPNMDRLAREGVRFSRAYGNSAHCGPSRISYMTGMYEHFHRRHNNTDEPPDHLNPITSTLKRVGYQTAIIGKGHIGVHWPRREFDYHRFDHMTDALPDDPLSCDYFRSLVEAGVADDFDLTRKWAQHPECAVTSPLPLEHSVEVWCGNESVKYLRERDKGKPFFACISFSRPHDPLTVSAPFDRMYDPEEVAVPDNAADAFEGKSERQQQAKRGELPYPFRPRDRAHLQKCIAHYYGLVSLIDEQIGRILGELESQGVLEETIVIYSADHGDFAGEHGLIWKNLGFYECIHRVPFILRYPAALPKGEVFDGFVESVDLYPTLMDILGVDAPNTVQGRSLVPTLQGREAWNKQAVLCEHVKAYHHMSMRTEEFRITLDITGDESELYDHRIDPGELVNRWDDPDYREVRGKLLIDLLRFRSCPPLMHGPLIEGLNPADVPGYDTETWSQAHQDIHHGVPWSEVVARGDG; this is encoded by the coding sequence ATGGCATCTGGACAACCGAATATTCTCTGGATTTTGACCGATCAGCACAATGCGCGCACGATGTCCTGTGCTGGGGAGCCCCTGCTTCGGACGCCGAATATGGACCGCCTGGCGCGAGAGGGGGTGCGGTTTTCGCGGGCGTATGGCAATAGCGCGCACTGTGGTCCGTCCCGAATTTCCTATATGACGGGGATGTACGAGCATTTTCACCGGCGGCACAATAATACGGACGAGCCGCCCGATCACCTGAACCCGATCACCTCTACATTGAAGCGGGTGGGGTATCAAACAGCTATCATCGGCAAGGGGCATATCGGCGTTCACTGGCCCCGCCGCGAGTTCGATTATCATCGTTTCGACCACATGACCGACGCCCTGCCCGACGACCCGCTGAGTTGCGATTATTTCCGTAGTCTGGTCGAAGCGGGGGTTGCGGATGATTTTGACCTGACCAGAAAATGGGCACAGCACCCCGAATGTGCGGTGACTTCGCCGCTGCCACTGGAACACTCGGTCGAGGTGTGGTGTGGGAATGAGTCTGTAAAATATCTTCGGGAGCGCGATAAGGGCAAACCGTTCTTCGCGTGTATCTCTTTTTCCAGACCACACGACCCGCTTACTGTGTCCGCGCCCTTTGATCGCATGTACGATCCCGAGGAGGTCGCGGTGCCGGATAATGCAGCGGACGCGTTTGAGGGCAAGTCCGAACGCCAGCAACAGGCCAAAAGGGGGGAGCTTCCCTATCCGTTCAGGCCCAGAGATAGGGCACATCTGCAGAAGTGCATTGCCCATTACTACGGGCTGGTCTCTCTGATTGATGAGCAGATCGGGCGCATTCTCGGAGAGTTGGAATCTCAGGGTGTTCTGGAGGAGACTATTGTCATTTATTCGGCAGATCACGGCGATTTTGCCGGTGAACACGGTCTTATCTGGAAAAATCTCGGATTTTACGAGTGTATCCATCGGGTGCCGTTTATTCTGCGCTATCCCGCGGCGTTGCCGAAGGGGGAGGTTTTCGATGGGTTTGTGGAGTCTGTGGATCTCTATCCCACGCTGATGGATATTCTGGGTGTTGATGCGCCCAATACGGTTCAGGGCAGAAGTCTGGTTCCCACTCTTCAGGGTAGGGAGGCCTGGAATAAGCAGGCTGTGCTGTGCGAACACGTCAAGGCGTATCACCATATGTCGATGCGTACGGAAGAATTTCGGATTACGCTGGATATTACGGGAGATGAGAGCGAACTCTACGACCATCGCATTGATCCGGGGGAACTCGTCAACCGGTGGGATGATCCGGATTATCGCGAGGTCCGGGGGAAGTTGCTGATCGATTTGCTGCGTTTTCGTTCCTGTCCGCCGCTTATGCACGGTCCGCTCATAGAGGGGTTGAATCCGGCAGATGTTCCGGGTTATGATACGGAGACCTGGTCTCAGGCGCACCAGGACATCCATCATGGCGTTCCCTGGTCGGAGGTCGTTGCGCGGGGCGATGGGTGA
- a CDS encoding DUF126 domain-containing protein: MPRRMLAYVRQLPGGGSEMANTIDIRGHGVVKGYAEGEALVADTTLSFWGEVDAVTGKVIGVGHPLEGISLGGRVLVIRSTKGSSGTPMVLNLAQLEGNAPAAFVNVEVDGLAALGCIVNEIPMMTELERDPFGLIATGDHVVVDADEGVLRVTRK; encoded by the coding sequence TTGCCAAGACGGATGCTTGCATACGTGCGGCAGTTGCCGGGAGGTGGCTCGGAGATGGCTAATACTATTGATATCAGGGGGCACGGGGTGGTTAAGGGATACGCCGAGGGCGAGGCGCTGGTGGCTGATACGACCCTGTCGTTCTGGGGCGAGGTGGATGCAGTTACTGGCAAGGTGATTGGCGTGGGGCATCCTCTGGAGGGGATTTCTCTGGGGGGGCGCGTGCTGGTTATCCGCTCGACCAAAGGTTCTTCGGGTACGCCTATGGTTTTAAATCTGGCACAGTTGGAGGGCAACGCGCCTGCGGCTTTTGTCAATGTGGAGGTGGATGGATTGGCTGCACTCGGATGTATTGTCAATGAGATTCCGATGATGACAGAGTTGGAACGAGATCCCTTTGGGCTGATCGCTACGGGCGACCATGTGGTGGTGGATGCCGATGAGGGCGTGCTGCGGGTGACGCGAAAGTGA
- a CDS encoding DUF521 domain-containing protein: protein MFAIAALGFRRVVRMCRVLSLEAGLIRRAWRGPITIGSGITSWRVSIRSAIKEGFMELTGEQQAVLDGSRGDYLAKCMRWLVDWGEVMGAKRLIKVDNTHALLPVPNLMAQGASKETMDRYMADLVEACSHGTHPGCTCTVHAAFVTLDEVDVPENDPEQVQMQKDLAVLAADAGFIPTFTCAPYLVGNVPLKDEILAWTESSAVVYANSILGARTTRHGTESAIAASLLGLVPEFGVLLDENRKGTLRIEVTAELEDPPDWGALGYFAGKAAGLGIPVFNGIRRPSQDEAKQLCAALATSGGVTMCHIAGVTPEAPTIDAAFQGDVPEEYLTFDAETLRETYESLRVRTGDEIDSVILGCPHASINELSKIAALLKGKKVAEGVRLWIDTARGTKGNADRMGYTEIIESAGGRILCDTCPTNMRIPAKRIVTHGFKQAHYARGMVGAEVIIAKTDACIRAAVAGRWLGDG from the coding sequence ATGTTCGCTATAGCCGCATTGGGCTTCCGACGGGTCGTGAGGATGTGCCGGGTTTTATCGCTCGAAGCCGGGTTAATCCGGAGAGCGTGGCGAGGTCCCATCACGATTGGATCAGGAATTACGAGTTGGCGGGTATCGATCCGTTCGGCAATTAAGGAGGGTTTTATGGAACTGACAGGAGAACAGCAGGCAGTTCTGGATGGGTCGCGGGGAGACTATCTGGCTAAGTGCATGCGCTGGCTGGTTGATTGGGGTGAGGTAATGGGGGCAAAACGGCTGATTAAGGTGGATAATACACACGCTTTGCTGCCGGTGCCCAATTTGATGGCTCAGGGGGCGTCCAAAGAGACGATGGACCGATATATGGCCGATCTCGTGGAGGCGTGTTCTCATGGGACACATCCCGGATGTACCTGTACGGTGCATGCCGCGTTTGTGACTCTGGACGAAGTAGATGTGCCCGAGAATGATCCCGAGCAGGTGCAGATGCAGAAGGATCTGGCGGTTCTGGCTGCGGATGCGGGATTTATTCCCACTTTTACCTGTGCTCCGTACCTGGTGGGCAATGTGCCGCTCAAGGACGAGATTCTGGCGTGGACGGAGTCGTCTGCGGTGGTTTATGCCAATTCTATTCTGGGCGCGCGGACTACGCGACACGGTACGGAGAGCGCGATTGCCGCCTCGCTTCTGGGGCTGGTTCCGGAGTTTGGCGTGTTGCTGGATGAGAATCGCAAGGGTACGCTTCGGATAGAGGTGACGGCGGAGTTGGAGGATCCGCCCGATTGGGGCGCGCTGGGCTATTTTGCGGGGAAAGCCGCGGGTCTGGGTATTCCGGTGTTCAATGGCATACGACGACCCTCTCAGGACGAGGCCAAGCAACTGTGTGCGGCTCTGGCGACTTCGGGCGGGGTGACGATGTGCCATATTGCAGGTGTTACGCCAGAGGCACCCACGATAGATGCGGCTTTTCAGGGGGATGTTCCAGAAGAATATTTGACGTTTGATGCAGAGACGTTAAGGGAGACGTATGAGTCTTTGCGGGTGCGCACGGGAGATGAAATCGATTCGGTAATTCTGGGCTGCCCACATGCGTCTATTAATGAATTGTCGAAAATTGCCGCTCTTTTGAAGGGGAAAAAGGTGGCGGAAGGCGTGCGTCTGTGGATCGATACGGCGCGTGGTACCAAGGGGAATGCGGATAGGATGGGCTATACGGAGATTATCGAGTCGGCTGGCGGGCGCATTCTTTGCGATACCTGTCCGACAAATATGCGGATTCCGGCGAAGCGCATTGTGACCCACGGTTTTAAGCAGGCGCACTACGCGCGGGGGATGGTGGGGGCGGAAGTGATTATTGCCAAGACGGATGCTTGCATACGTGCGGCAGTTGCCGGGAGGTGGCTCGGAGATGGCTAA
- a CDS encoding phytanoyl-CoA dioxygenase family protein, with amino-acid sequence MEYGLSVEQVAQFHDDGFLIVRDQLPKEAYQPFLDEVVAKIDEVVSEAVGEGLLDPGDTFPDASFETRLALVSNACSEPERIWKNFQGKRFKTPGMFALRTHPAILDATESLIGPEIFAHPQSNLRAKLPDLEATVVPWHQDLAYLIPEDAGETLFVNFWIPLVKATADNGCLQVLRGSHRVGLLPHDYRTPHFKGVFESELPDSEVVTCEVDVGDVLMTMERVLHRSTPHTTNSVRWSLDVRYSRIGLPTGREDVPGFIARSRVNPESVARSHHDWIRNYELAGIDPFGN; translated from the coding sequence ATGGAATATGGACTGAGTGTGGAACAGGTGGCGCAGTTCCACGACGATGGTTTTTTGATCGTCCGCGATCAGCTTCCCAAAGAAGCGTACCAACCGTTTCTCGATGAAGTTGTGGCTAAAATTGATGAGGTGGTGAGCGAGGCGGTGGGTGAGGGGCTGCTCGATCCGGGGGATACGTTTCCCGACGCGTCTTTTGAGACCCGATTGGCTCTGGTGTCGAATGCCTGTTCGGAGCCAGAGCGGATCTGGAAGAATTTTCAGGGTAAGAGATTTAAGACGCCCGGGATGTTCGCGCTCAGGACGCATCCCGCTATACTGGATGCGACTGAATCTCTGATCGGTCCTGAAATTTTTGCACATCCGCAGTCCAATCTGCGCGCCAAATTGCCAGACCTGGAAGCGACCGTGGTGCCGTGGCATCAGGATCTGGCGTATCTCATACCGGAGGATGCGGGAGAGACGCTTTTTGTCAATTTTTGGATCCCACTGGTTAAGGCGACGGCTGATAATGGGTGTTTGCAGGTGCTTCGCGGTTCCCATCGGGTCGGTCTTTTGCCGCATGATTATCGAACGCCCCACTTTAAAGGGGTCTTCGAAAGCGAGCTTCCAGATTCTGAGGTCGTGACCTGCGAGGTGGATGTGGGCGATGTATTGATGACGATGGAGCGCGTTCTCCATCGATCAACCCCGCATACGACAAATTCGGTCAGGTGGAGTCTGGATGTTCGCTATAGCCGCATTGGGCTTCCGACGGGTCGTGAGGATGTGCCGGGTTTTATCGCTCGAAGCCGGGTTAATCCGGAGAGCGTGGCGAGGTCCCATCACGATTGGATCAGGAATTACGAGTTGGCGGGTATCGATCCGTTCGGCAATTAA